ACTCATCATCATCCCATATGAGATTAAGATTTATCACATGAATCTTATAGGCATCTAAGATCTCCAGGGGAATATCGGCAATTGAATCTGTCAATACAGCAATTCTTTCAGGCCCGGTCATCTGCTCCTGTCTGACCATGTCTTCTACTTTTTGTTTCAGTATATTGCCATGAGGAGTTAGTACTCCCACGATTTCATGCGGTTCATTCGTGTGAATATGAATACGATACCGATGACGTCCCTGGCTGACGATGATCGAATCTCCCCATTCTTTGATTGCAGACTTAATTTCATCGGGAGACAGATTCGGGTTTTCAATTAAAAGTTCGGTACAATAACGATTTTTGATACCCCTTTGCATATTATACATATGATTGTCCGAAGATTTTCCGGAGGATAATGTATCCTGAACATTTATTTTTTTTCTTTTATGATTAGAAGTCAAACCGGAGACATTCATTTGTTCAATTCCTTCCAGGAATCTGACAAATCCTAAGGCTCCAGCATCAACAACACCATTCTCTTTAAGAATTTCAAGCTGTTCCGGGGTCTTTGAGAGGGCGACTTGTGCGGCTTCAAAACCTCTGCGAAGTATGTCCTGAAATGGAATTCCCAATTGACTGGCTTTTCCGATCTCAGCAGCCCAGACAGAAAGAACAGTCAGCAGCGTGCCTTCCTGTGGCAGGTCTACGGCCTTATAAGCGTAGTCCACCGATTGCAGGACAGCGTCACCAAATGCAATGCTGTCAATATCCCGCTTTTTATCCAGTGTGATTGCTAATCCATTTATAAATTGTGATACAATCATGCCTGAATTTCCCCGGGCCCCTTCCAATGAAAGGTCGGCAATAATATTTAAAACAGCAGATACCGATCGGGATGAGACCATTCCGTTTGCTATGGTTCGAAAGGTTCTAACCATATTATTTCCAGTGTCACCATCGGGTACTGGAAAAACATTGATATCATTTATATGTTTCCTGTGATGTGAAAGATTTATATATCCGGAAAGAAATCCATGGTAAATCTGATATCCTGTAAGTATGTGTTTTTTCATGTGAAAGCTCCTATCAGTACTAAAATGGCGATGAAATAGAGTGCCCGGAAATAGTATTGGCCTGCCTGACAGCATCATCCAGAGAAATTGAAACAGCCCTGACTTTTTCAAATTCATTGCATAAATCCAAATCTGCAGCAGCGCCGCTGATAATAATATTAAAATCCAGTTTCTGAAGCTGATCCAGTATTTCCAGATTCACCTTCAAAGCATTTCTATGTTTCTCCATAGTGATGGAATAACATAGAATTGATGGTTTTAATTCCTGGATCATTGTCAAAAGGTCAGACATAGGAACCTGAGTACCCAGATTGATAACCTGCCATCCCTGTTCTCTCAGGATAAAAGAATTCATAAGCAAACCGAATTCATGTTCCTCACCTGGAGCGCAAAGACCAATCCATGTGTTCTTTTTAGAAATGTCAGTTTCATAAGGGAGATCTGCTGCCATCAGAATGATGAGTTCTCTTATTCTTCCACTGATTAAATGTTCCTGAGCAACACTCAGGTTTCCCGCAGACCATTCTTTCCCAGTCATTTCCAAAAGAGGAATTATGATTTTTTCATATATATCAAGAAGGTTGTAATCAAATCGTATCTTCCACTGATATATCTTTATCAAAACAGTCTTCATATCCTTCTGAATCTGTTTAAACAGTTCTATCACCGTAAAAGGATCATCAGGATTTTCAGAGTTTTGATTCAGATTGATTGAAAGCAGAAGATCCATCGAAACATTGAGGGCCTCGGAGAGATTCCGAAGTTGCGTTTC
This Oceanispirochaeta sp. DNA region includes the following protein-coding sequences:
- a CDS encoding DegV family protein, whose amino-acid sequence is MKKHILTGYQIYHGFLSGYINLSHHRKHINDINVFPVPDGDTGNNMVRTFRTIANGMVSSRSVSAVLNIIADLSLEGARGNSGMIVSQFINGLAITLDKKRDIDSIAFGDAVLQSVDYAYKAVDLPQEGTLLTVLSVWAAEIGKASQLGIPFQDILRRGFEAAQVALSKTPEQLEILKENGVVDAGALGFVRFLEGIEQMNVSGLTSNHKRKKINVQDTLSSGKSSDNHMYNMQRGIKNRYCTELLIENPNLSPDEIKSAIKEWGDSIIVSQGRHRYRIHIHTNEPHEIVGVLTPHGNILKQKVEDMVRQEQMTGPERIAVLTDSIADIPLEILDAYKIHVINLNLIWDDDEYLDRLTITPEEFYRQQEVRKSFPGSSLPDQSFIDGILQSLMDHYDGIIVIPVAKALSGTWQQISNAAKPYNEGKKKIYVIDSCLNSAAQGLLVVEIAKAASEGKNLDELALMAERLKKRTRIFVSVNTLKFMVKGGRISPLTGLIARTLNLKPIVSLDETGKGMAFDKAFSRRGLLKKISLLIQKTMKKNGIERFVIVHAGDIKGARVFAGLVQKITGLEADYITDISPIVGMHSGKGAIAIGLIENEKS
- a CDS encoding helix-turn-helix domain-containing protein, yielding MNEQKFGTILKFFRKQRGYTQARLGELAGVGQVAIANYERGERFPGETQLRNLSEALNVSMDLLLSINLNQNSENPDDPFTVIELFKQIQKDMKTVLIKIYQWKIRFDYNLLDIYEKIIIPLLEMTGKEWSAGNLSVAQEHLISGRIRELIILMAADLPYETDISKKNTWIGLCAPGEEHEFGLLMNSFILREQGWQVINLGTQVPMSDLLTMIQELKPSILCYSITMEKHRNALKVNLEILDQLQKLDFNIIISGAAADLDLCNEFEKVRAVSISLDDAVRQANTISGHSISSPF